One window of the Procambarus clarkii isolate CNS0578487 chromosome 27, FALCON_Pclarkii_2.0, whole genome shotgun sequence genome contains the following:
- the LOC123762620 gene encoding cell division cycle protein 23 homolog isoform X3, whose product MMAGYEGLCDKSAGRFGEVMDRRSTSPLRDLDFMREVKKDLVVAREQCYQRGLLQTTKWLSELLVCVRDVQLDEQLPSLPSLYDLLGDELDHYHLAKSYFDLKEYDRCAYFTEHCTTDLGRFLHLYSRYLSGEKKKNDDIVDALVTNDQHKGIYLKELHTELSKIYALHSSNSTSRDVGETDMDAWLLWLYGVVLKRLDLTRQSVEVLCQALHIQPLQWGAWLELAALITDREMLATLKLPDHWMRKLFYAHTYLELQLNDEALEIYTSLQDAGLAHSTYIMAQVAITHHNQRDVDQAVTIFKELEAIDPFRLDNLDTYSNLLYVKEMRVELSHLAHRVVQVDKYRVETCCVIGNYYSLRSQHEKAVQYFQRALRLNPHYLAAWTLMGHEYMEMKNTNAAIQCYRQAIEVNRRDYRAWYGLGQTYEILKLPAYCLYYFKQAQKLRPNDSRMLVALGESYEKLEKWEEAKKCFLKAHSVGDIEGIALLRLAKLEKVARLC is encoded by the exons ATGATGGCGGGCTACGAGGGTCTGTGTGACAAGTCAGCTGGCAGGTTCGGCGAGGTAATGGATAGGAGGTCGACATCGCCCCTGAGGGACCTGGACTTCATGCGTGAGGTGAAGAAGGACCTTGTGGTGGCCAGGGAGCAGTGCTATCAGCGGGGACTCCTGCAAACCACCAAGTG GCTTAGCGAACTTCTAGTATGTGTCCGTGATGTGCAGCTTGATGAACAGCTGCCGAGTCTTCCATCCCTTTATGACCTTCTTGGGGATGAACTTGATCATTACCATCTGGCCAAGTCCTACTTTGACCTAAAGGAGTATGACAG ATGTGCTTACTTCACTGAACATTGCACCACGGACCTCGGGCGATTTCTTCATCTCTACTCAAGATATCTTTCAGGCGAGAAGAAAAAGAATGATGACATTGTTGACGCACTTG TTACCAATGATCAACACAAAGGGATTTACTTGAAGGAGCTGCACACGGAGCTGTCCAAAATTTATGCTCTTCACTCGTCAAACTCCACATCCAG AGATGTTGGTGAAACTGACATGGatgcctggctgctgtggctgtatGGAGTAGTACTGAAACGCTTGGACCTTACTAGACAGTCTGTGGAAGTGCTGTGTCAGGCTTTGCACATCCAACCCTTACAATGGGGGGCTTGGTTGGAATTGGCAGCTCTCATCACCGACAGAGAAATG CTTGCCACATTAAAGCTACCTGACCATTGGATGAGGAAATTGTTTTATGCTCACACCTACTTGGAGCTACAGCTAAATGATGAAGCCTTGGAGATCTACACCAGTTTGCAAGATGCTGGACTTGCACACTCCACATACATCATGGCTCAAGTTGCTATCACACACCATAACCAGAGAG ATGTGGATCAAGCTGTGACAATATTCAAGGAACTTGAAGCCATAGACCCATTTCGTCTGGACAACCTGGATACTTATTCCAACTTGCTGTACGTGAAAGAAATGCGTGTGGAACTCTCACATCTTGCACACCGTGTTGTGCAAGTTGACAAGTATCGGGTAGAGACTTGTTGCGTTATTG GTAACTACTATAGCTTAAGATCCCAACACGAGAAGGCAGTACAGTATTTTCAGCGAGCACTTAGGCTTAATCCACACTACTTGGCAGCTTGGACATTGATGGGTCATGAATACATGGAAATGAAGAATACTAATGCTGCTATCCAATGTTATCGTCAGGCTATTG AGGTGAACAGACGGGACTACCGTGCATGGTATGGACTTGGCCAGACCTACGAGATATTAAAACTTCCAGCTTATTGTTTATATTACTTCAAACAG GCTCAGAAGCTAAGACCAAATGACTCTCGGATGCTGGTGGCACTCGGGGAAAGTTACGAAAAGTTAGAGAAGTGGGAAGAAGCCAAAAAATGTTTCCTCAAAGCCCACAGTGTTGGTGACATAGAGGGCATTGCATTACTTAGACTGGCCAA